One stretch of Desulfobaccales bacterium DNA includes these proteins:
- a CDS encoding type II and III secretion system protein family protein: MRGAGVAGSLLLVLLTAALVAGLGGGPAEGAQLRIKDQELTQTLKLKVGQSKVLRTPFAITRVSVADPEVADIILTSPREIYINGLSPGVTNLSLWGGSRFTSARVTVEADVSLLKEKLAQVLPKEKIAVQAADESIVLSGEVSGPLAQQTAVSLALPFVGNKKERVVNLLHVGGVQQVLVEVRVAEINRNIGRRLGINFNIIDRSGNAFGISTIGNLTTVTDLTRTFGGTNFTQTIGQTINAIAGWKTGSYLWTVFFDALKEQRLGRLLAEPNLVTTSGQEASFLAGGEFPVPVPQQFQTITIEWKKFGVGLVFTPTVLEENRIALKVAPEVSELDFSAGVALTAGGFAVPGIRVRRLSSHVEVQDGQTFAIAGLISDSHRTAASRFPVLGEIPILGLLFRSQEYQKNETELVFLVTPHLVKPITTQAKLPTEKFVEPSDLEFYLLGWQQGESKAKAPAAGGQTTPPGFGRQQVE; this comes from the coding sequence ATGCGAGGGGCAGGAGTGGCGGGGAGCCTCCTGCTGGTCCTGCTGACGGCCGCGCTGGTGGCGGGTCTCGGAGGAGGTCCCGCCGAGGGGGCGCAACTGCGCATCAAGGATCAGGAGCTGACGCAGACCCTGAAACTGAAGGTGGGGCAGTCCAAGGTCCTGCGGACGCCCTTTGCCATCACCCGGGTGAGCGTGGCGGACCCGGAGGTGGCGGACATCATCCTCACCAGCCCACGGGAAATCTATATCAACGGCCTGTCTCCCGGGGTCACCAACCTGAGCCTCTGGGGCGGCAGCCGCTTCACCAGCGCCCGGGTGACGGTGGAGGCGGATGTCAGCCTCCTCAAGGAGAAGCTGGCCCAAGTCCTGCCCAAGGAAAAGATCGCGGTGCAGGCCGCGGATGAGTCCATCGTGCTCTCCGGCGAGGTCTCCGGCCCCTTGGCCCAGCAGACCGCGGTGAGCCTGGCCCTGCCCTTTGTGGGCAACAAGAAGGAGCGGGTGGTCAACCTCCTGCACGTGGGGGGCGTGCAGCAGGTGCTGGTGGAGGTGCGGGTGGCGGAGATCAACCGCAACATCGGCCGCCGCCTGGGGATCAACTTCAACATCATCGACAGAAGCGGCAATGCCTTCGGCATCAGCACCATCGGCAACCTCACCACGGTCACCGATCTCACCCGGACCTTCGGGGGCACCAACTTCACCCAGACCATCGGGCAGACCATCAACGCCATTGCCGGCTGGAAGACGGGGAGCTATCTCTGGACCGTCTTCTTTGATGCCTTAAAGGAACAGCGTCTGGGCCGGCTGCTGGCGGAGCCCAACCTGGTGACCACCAGCGGCCAGGAAGCCAGCTTCCTGGCGGGCGGCGAATTTCCGGTGCCGGTGCCCCAGCAGTTCCAGACCATCACCATCGAATGGAAGAAGTTCGGCGTGGGGCTGGTGTTCACGCCCACGGTGCTGGAGGAGAACCGCATCGCCCTGAAGGTGGCCCCGGAAGTGAGCGAGCTGGACTTCTCCGCCGGGGTGGCCCTGACCGCCGGTGGTTTTGCCGTGCCGGGCATTCGGGTCAGGCGGCTGTCCTCCCATGTGGAAGTGCAGGACGGCCAGACCTTTGCCATCGCCGGGCTGATCTCCGATTCCCATCGCACCGCGGCCAGCCGCTTCCCCGTGCTGGGGGAGATCCCCATCCTGGGCCTGCTCTTCCGCTCCCAGGAATATCAGAAAAATGAGACGGAGCTGGTCTTCCTGGTGACGCCCCATCTGGTGAAGCCCATCACCACCCAGGCCAAGCTGCCCACGGAAAAATTTGTGGAACCCAGCGACCTGGAGTTCTATCTCCTGGGGTGGCAGCAAGGGGAGTCCAAGGCGAAAGCACCGGCCGCAGGCGGCCAGACCACACCGCCGGGCTTTGGGCGGCAGCAGGTGGAATAG
- a CDS encoding LytR C-terminal domain-containing protein, translating to MAALVVACSSSPLSRRSSGPKMVRQFAQTVRPPSSETSRLLNNASILRSLGRSHLAVKELEEALQRDPGNLKIVDALAQCYEDLGDYPRAQALYEAALAKNPRHAALRNNLGFSYYQSGQWHKAESCLREAVKLDPANRQARNNLGLLLVRQGRQAEALTLWQEREGEQVARELLAQAVAGVGEKAPVQTARRPESPPAPVAAPSAPAPAAASSSAPAVPPAPVAAPKPQVQPPVAAPRPPEVSPPPASPPVKEAQAAQPTPARTPQAAAPAASPPPGGGTSAVTRAAAQPVPPAPATATTKVPATATPEASGSPAQAAAPSAPAATSPLPKPAPQVAAKPESTTRTTAPAPRVISARPAPQPASPQVTQAKAKAAQTTLPATPAKATAAVQKTSPAPAAARPPVTVASKGPQPKTLPAKAQPASPKTAVQAASPQREAPPSSQELLEYRLVLLNGNGRQGIARKHQEWLEMEGFTVAEVGNYRDFGQARTSISYLPGARRVAQLLARTCYPQAELKEAASLPRSAAVLVILGRNQLAREAKVDQRLAKLRAMAVELASSAPAAAPEPSGTKPPAATPSPVVAATPKVEGASPPALPTPVSLTSADLISTRISLKNGNGTKNIARAYRALLSRQGFTVTDIGNHIDFGMVQTTILYRPEASRVAQALAARFFPRARLQESQLADGLEVKVVLGKDLSGPSPDLLARLGP from the coding sequence TTGGCCGCCTTGGTGGTGGCCTGCAGCAGCTCGCCGCTGAGTCGCAGGTCCTCCGGCCCCAAAATGGTGCGGCAATTCGCCCAGACGGTGCGGCCGCCGTCCTCCGAAACCTCCCGCCTGCTCAACAATGCCAGCATCTTAAGGAGCCTGGGCCGCAGCCACCTGGCGGTCAAGGAACTGGAAGAGGCCTTGCAGCGGGACCCGGGCAATCTGAAGATAGTGGATGCCCTGGCCCAATGCTATGAGGATCTGGGGGATTATCCCCGGGCCCAGGCCCTCTATGAAGCGGCTCTGGCCAAAAATCCCCGGCATGCGGCCCTCAGGAACAATCTGGGTTTTTCCTATTACCAGTCCGGGCAGTGGCATAAGGCCGAATCCTGCCTGAGGGAGGCGGTGAAGCTGGACCCGGCAAACCGTCAGGCCCGGAACAATCTGGGCCTGTTGCTGGTGCGGCAAGGGCGCCAGGCTGAAGCCCTGACCCTGTGGCAGGAGAGGGAAGGGGAGCAGGTGGCCCGGGAGCTTCTGGCCCAGGCCGTGGCCGGGGTGGGGGAGAAGGCCCCGGTGCAGACCGCCCGCCGGCCTGAATCGCCGCCGGCCCCGGTAGCCGCACCTTCTGCGCCGGCTCCGGCGGCTGCTTCCTCCTCAGCGCCGGCCGTCCCGCCGGCTCCGGTGGCGGCTCCGAAGCCTCAGGTTCAGCCTCCGGTCGCCGCGCCTCGCCCGCCCGAGGTCAGCCCACCGCCTGCGTCCCCGCCGGTAAAAGAGGCCCAGGCCGCTCAGCCCACCCCGGCGAGAACCCCGCAGGCGGCAGCGCCTGCCGCGTCACCACCTCCGGGCGGCGGGACCTCTGCGGTTACCAGGGCTGCTGCTCAGCCGGTTCCCCCGGCTCCAGCGACGGCGACAACCAAGGTCCCGGCTACAGCGACTCCGGAGGCTTCCGGGAGCCCGGCCCAGGCCGCGGCTCCGTCCGCCCCGGCGGCGACTTCCCCGCTGCCGAAGCCCGCTCCGCAGGTGGCAGCCAAGCCGGAGTCCACAACAAGAACAACCGCCCCGGCGCCGCGGGTGATCTCAGCTCGCCCTGCTCCTCAACCGGCGTCGCCCCAGGTGACCCAGGCCAAAGCCAAAGCGGCCCAAACTACGCTGCCTGCGACCCCTGCCAAAGCCACAGCAGCGGTCCAGAAAACCTCACCAGCCCCGGCGGCGGCGCGCCCGCCAGTTACGGTGGCGTCAAAGGGGCCCCAGCCCAAAACCCTCCCGGCGAAGGCTCAGCCCGCATCCCCGAAGACCGCGGTTCAAGCCGCCTCTCCTCAGCGGGAGGCGCCCCCTTCCAGCCAGGAACTCCTGGAGTATCGCCTGGTGCTGCTGAACGGCAACGGCCGTCAGGGGATCGCCCGGAAGCACCAGGAGTGGCTGGAGATGGAAGGTTTTACGGTGGCGGAGGTGGGAAACTACCGGGACTTCGGGCAGGCGCGGACCAGCATCAGTTATTTGCCCGGGGCCCGGCGGGTGGCCCAGCTTCTTGCCCGGACCTGCTACCCCCAGGCGGAGCTGAAAGAGGCTGCCAGTCTGCCGCGGAGCGCGGCGGTGCTGGTGATTCTGGGCCGCAATCAGTTGGCCCGGGAAGCCAAGGTGGACCAGCGCTTGGCGAAACTGCGGGCCATGGCCGTGGAGCTGGCCAGCAGTGCGCCGGCCGCCGCCCCGGAGCCATCAGGGACGAAGCCGCCGGCCGCCACCCCAAGCCCTGTGGTGGCTGCTACACCCAAGGTTGAAGGAGCTTCACCGCCGGCCCTGCCGACGCCGGTGTCCCTCACCTCGGCGGACCTCATCTCCACCCGCATCTCCCTTAAAAACGGCAACGGCACGAAGAATATCGCCCGTGCCTATCGGGCCCTCCTCTCCCGGCAGGGCTTCACCGTCACCGACATCGGCAATCACATCGATTTCGGGATGGTGCAGACCACGATCCTATACCGGCCGGAGGCTTCCCGGGTGGCCCAGGCACTGGCCGCCCGTTTCTTCCCCCGGGCCCGTCTGCAGGAGTCCCAGCTTGCCGATGGTTTGGAGGTGAAGGTGGTGTTGGGGAAGGATCTCTCAGGGCCCTCCCCCGACCTGTTGGCCCGGCTGGGTCCCTAA
- the mscL gene encoding large-conductance mechanosensitive channel protein MscL, with the protein MLKEFKEFALKGNVVDMAVGIIIGAAFGTIVKSLVDDILMPPIGLLLGNVDFSNLFVVLREGKVAGPYVSVAAAKQAGAVTLNVGLFINTVISFLIVAFSVFLVVKGMNRLKKQAPPPDPTTKECPFCISNIPVKAVRCPHCTSELPG; encoded by the coding sequence ATGCTGAAGGAGTTCAAGGAATTCGCCCTCAAAGGCAACGTGGTGGACATGGCCGTGGGCATCATCATCGGCGCCGCCTTCGGGACCATTGTCAAGTCACTGGTGGATGACATCCTCATGCCCCCCATCGGCCTGCTGTTGGGGAACGTGGACTTTTCCAACCTCTTTGTGGTGCTCAGGGAGGGGAAGGTGGCCGGGCCCTATGTCTCCGTGGCGGCAGCCAAACAGGCAGGCGCGGTGACGTTGAATGTCGGTCTTTTCATCAACACCGTGATCAGCTTTCTCATCGTGGCCTTTTCGGTGTTTCTGGTGGTCAAGGGTATGAACCGCCTGAAGAAGCAGGCGCCGCCGCCGGACCCCACCACCAAGGAGTGCCCTTTCTGTATCAGCAACATTCCTGTGAAGGCGGTACGCTGCCCGCATTGCACGTCAGAGCTGCCGGGCTGA